The Desulfomicrobium orale DSM 12838 genome includes a window with the following:
- the brxC gene encoding BREX system P-loop protein BrxC yields MNNRDIYQKDPATRKLVNEGVASVNDEKTSQALAVLRYELETFVCDGQYEKGMSHILETYLKNIDQAQQPAVWVSGFYGSGKSHLVKMLRALWVDTVFEDGATARGIANLPQGITDNFKELSTQAKRHGGLHAASGTLGAGASGSVRLALLRILFKSAGLPEQYPVARFVMWLKHEGIYDQVRAHVEQNDFDWIEELDNFYVAEGLHEALVQAKPKLFSSPASCVETLNNLYPYVQDVSSDDMLKAIRQALTKDGKFPLTLVVLDEVQQYIGEDSQRSIDVQEAVEACSKNIGGKLLFIGTGQTAVTGTSNLKKLEGRFTIRVELSDADVDAVIRQVILAKKPEAKTPIEQIMQTNLGEISRHLAGTTIGHRQDDIPHFPQDYPILPVRRRFWENTLRVMDQTGTDSQLRNQLSMVHKVIQTNLSEPLGHVVPADYLYFDSADKLLQSRILPRKVHEKTMSWNKGSEEEQLMARACGLVFLINKLGSQNNEIGIRATIDTLADLLVENLSRGSSSLRSKLPSLLDKCELLMKVGDEYRIQTEESAAWSDEFLSQRSALSNEAHRIEAERDDRIRKRFGEMVRKLSLTQGSSKVTRDIYPVFDAQLPTDADQRICVWVRDGWSIDENSVRVDSRQAGNQSPTVFVFIPKRSADDLRHHLIDYKAASATLDKRGVPNTPEGTEARAAMETTKQTAEGKIRELLEEAFSGARVFQGGGNEILGNDLQEMVLEASGNALQRLYPQFHTADHVGWSKVYEKAKSGAPDALKAVGDEGEPAKNPVCKAILGFIAGGKKGADIRTQFESSPYGWSRDAVDGGLQVLLVAGLIRAQDERGQTLDPKELERKTIGKVMFKVESATVTAAQRIQIRKLLQKLGLSAKQGEELAHIPQFLQKMLELADQAGGEAPKPARPDTAPLDEIRLTAGNEQLLALYNRREELGGNIDNWTDLAKRIAKHWPNWTVLKRLMAHASGLQETEVILAQVKTIEQQRQLLEEPDPVGPLIAGLTQLLRDEFNRLDGEYASRHEEGLKRLAADSNWQQLEPEQHDQLMSAQFLHDSARPKVKVQSTNDVLTTLDNCTLSMFADRVAAMPARFDNVASAAAELCEPKAQFIQVPRRTLKTNEEIDAWVDDVKQQLKAALQNGPIVIR; encoded by the coding sequence ATGAATAATCGTGATATTTACCAAAAGGATCCGGCCACCCGAAAGCTGGTCAACGAGGGGGTGGCAAGTGTCAACGACGAGAAGACCAGTCAGGCGCTGGCGGTGCTCCGTTACGAGCTGGAGACCTTCGTCTGTGATGGACAATACGAGAAAGGGATGTCACACATCCTTGAGACCTACCTCAAAAATATCGACCAGGCACAGCAACCCGCCGTTTGGGTCAGTGGTTTTTACGGATCAGGTAAATCGCACCTCGTCAAAATGCTCCGTGCGCTTTGGGTCGACACGGTCTTCGAGGATGGAGCCACGGCTCGCGGCATTGCCAACCTGCCTCAAGGCATCACTGATAATTTCAAGGAATTGAGCACCCAGGCCAAACGCCATGGAGGGCTGCACGCTGCCTCCGGCACACTGGGAGCCGGTGCGAGCGGCAGTGTCCGGCTGGCACTCCTGCGCATCCTCTTCAAATCCGCTGGATTGCCTGAGCAGTATCCGGTTGCCCGCTTCGTCATGTGGCTCAAGCACGAAGGCATCTATGACCAGGTTCGCGCTCATGTTGAACAGAATGACTTCGACTGGATTGAGGAGCTGGACAACTTCTATGTGGCCGAAGGGCTTCACGAAGCCCTGGTTCAGGCCAAGCCCAAGCTCTTTTCATCACCCGCATCCTGCGTCGAGACCCTGAACAATCTCTACCCCTACGTTCAGGACGTTTCCAGCGATGACATGCTCAAGGCCATTCGGCAGGCGCTGACGAAGGACGGCAAATTCCCGCTGACATTGGTGGTGCTTGACGAGGTGCAGCAGTACATCGGTGAAGACAGCCAGCGCTCCATCGACGTCCAGGAGGCGGTGGAAGCCTGCAGCAAGAACATTGGCGGCAAACTGCTCTTCATCGGCACCGGACAGACCGCCGTGACCGGCACCAGCAACCTGAAGAAACTCGAAGGTCGTTTCACCATCCGCGTGGAACTCTCCGATGCCGACGTCGACGCGGTCATCCGTCAGGTCATTCTGGCCAAGAAGCCGGAAGCCAAGACGCCCATTGAGCAGATCATGCAAACCAACCTGGGTGAGATCTCCCGGCATCTGGCGGGCACGACCATCGGTCACAGGCAGGACGACATTCCGCATTTCCCCCAGGACTATCCCATTCTGCCGGTGCGCCGTCGTTTCTGGGAAAACACCCTACGGGTGATGGATCAGACCGGAACCGACAGTCAGCTTCGCAACCAGCTCAGCATGGTTCACAAGGTCATTCAGACCAACCTGAGTGAGCCCCTGGGCCATGTTGTACCGGCCGACTATCTCTACTTCGACTCTGCCGACAAATTGCTCCAGTCACGCATTCTGCCGCGCAAGGTCCATGAAAAGACCATGAGCTGGAACAAGGGATCGGAAGAAGAACAGCTCATGGCCCGCGCCTGCGGCCTGGTCTTCCTCATCAACAAGCTTGGCAGCCAGAACAACGAAATCGGCATCCGGGCCACCATTGATACTCTCGCCGATCTACTGGTCGAAAACCTTTCTCGCGGCAGCAGCAGTTTGCGCAGCAAGTTGCCCAGCCTGCTAGATAAATGCGAACTGCTGATGAAGGTCGGTGATGAATACCGCATCCAGACCGAAGAGAGCGCGGCCTGGAGCGACGAATTCTTGAGCCAGCGCTCGGCCTTGTCCAACGAGGCGCACCGCATCGAGGCCGAACGCGACGACCGCATCCGCAAGCGCTTTGGCGAGATGGTGCGCAAGCTCTCCCTGACCCAGGGTAGCTCGAAGGTCACCCGCGACATCTACCCGGTGTTCGACGCCCAGCTTCCGACCGATGCCGATCAGCGCATTTGCGTCTGGGTTCGCGACGGCTGGAGCATTGACGAAAACTCGGTGCGGGTCGATTCAAGGCAAGCGGGCAATCAATCCCCGACTGTTTTTGTGTTCATCCCCAAGCGTTCGGCCGATGACCTCCGCCACCACCTCATCGATTACAAGGCAGCCAGCGCCACCTTGGATAAACGCGGTGTTCCCAACACGCCGGAAGGCACCGAAGCCCGAGCGGCCATGGAGACCACCAAGCAGACCGCCGAAGGCAAAATCCGCGAACTGCTCGAAGAAGCCTTCTCCGGAGCCCGCGTCTTTCAGGGCGGCGGTAATGAAATCCTCGGCAACGATCTGCAGGAGATGGTGCTGGAAGCCTCCGGCAACGCGCTGCAACGACTCTACCCGCAGTTCCATACCGCCGATCACGTGGGCTGGTCCAAGGTTTATGAAAAAGCTAAGTCCGGCGCTCCCGATGCGCTCAAGGCCGTTGGCGACGAAGGCGAACCTGCGAAAAATCCAGTGTGCAAAGCCATCCTCGGCTTCATTGCCGGTGGCAAAAAAGGTGCCGACATCCGCACCCAGTTCGAGTCTTCACCCTACGGATGGTCGCGTGACGCCGTGGACGGCGGCCTGCAAGTGCTGTTGGTGGCCGGGCTGATCCGGGCGCAGGACGAGCGAGGCCAAACCCTCGACCCCAAGGAACTGGAGCGCAAAACCATCGGCAAGGTGATGTTCAAGGTGGAATCCGCCACCGTCACCGCCGCCCAACGCATCCAGATCCGCAAGCTGCTGCAGAAGCTCGGCCTCTCGGCCAAGCAGGGCGAGGAACTGGCCCACATACCACAGTTCCTGCAGAAAATGCTGGAGCTTGCCGACCAAGCAGGCGGCGAGGCACCGAAACCGGCCCGGCCGGACACCGCACCCCTCGATGAAATCCGCCTTACTGCGGGCAATGAGCAACTGCTTGCCCTCTACAACAGGCGGGAAGAGTTGGGCGGCAACATCGATAACTGGACTGATCTCGCTAAGCGCATCGCCAAACACTGGCCCAACTGGACCGTCTTGAAGCGCTTGATGGCCCACGCCTCCGGGCTTCAGGAAACCGAGGTCATCCTGGCCCAGGTGAAGACCATCGAGCAGCAGCGCCAGCTACTCGAAGAACCCGACCCGGTCGGGCCGCTGATCGCGGGCCTCACCCAACTGCTGCGCGATGAATTCAACAGGCTCGATGGAGAATATGCCTCCCGTCATGAGGAGGGCCTCAAGCGCCTGGCGGCCGACAGTAACTGGCAGCAACTGGAACCGGAGCAGCATGACCAGCTCATGTCGGCCCAGTTCCTGCACGACTCCGCCCGACCCAAGGTGAAGGTACAGTCGACCAACGATGTGCTGACCACCCTGGACAACTGCACTCTGTCGATGTTTGCCGACCGCGTGGCGGCCATGCCCGCACGCTTCGACAACGTCGCCAGTGCTGCCGCCGAACTCTGTGAGCCCAAGGCTCAGTTCATTCAGGTGCCGCGCCGCACGCTGAAAACCAACGAGGAGATCGATGCCTGGGTCGACGACGTGAAACAACAGCTCAAGGCCGCCCTGCAAAACGGGCCGATAGTGATTCGATAA
- the rpsT gene encoding 30S ribosomal protein S20: MANHKSALKRHRQSLKARERNRIMKTRVKNAVKAVRMAIEANDKEAAAKALQAATSILDKAASKKTLHWRTSARKISRLSMAVNKI, encoded by the coding sequence TTGGCTAACCACAAGTCCGCCCTGAAGAGACACCGCCAGAGCCTCAAGGCCCGCGAGCGGAACAGAATAATGAAGACCCGGGTCAAAAACGCCGTCAAGGCCGTGCGCATGGCCATCGAGGCCAACGACAAGGAAGCCGCGGCCAAGGCCCTGCAGGCCGCCACGTCCATTCTGGACAAGGCTGCCAGCAAGAAGACCCTGCATTGGCGCACCTCGGCCAGGAAGATTTCCCGGCTGAGCATGGCCGTCAACAAGATTTAG
- a CDS encoding adenosine-specific kinase: MELSLVTIKNPGSLNMILGMSHFIKTVEDIHEAMVNAVPGARFGLAFCEASDVCLIRTTGTDPELIDLARENALAISAGHSFVLFMRDMFPINVLKAVQNVPEVVRTFCATANPVQVIVAQTDQGRGILGVVDGFASQGVETEEDKAKRANLLRAIGYKL; encoded by the coding sequence ATGGAACTTTCTCTCGTGACGATAAAAAATCCCGGCAGCCTGAATATGATTCTGGGCATGTCGCACTTCATCAAGACGGTGGAGGATATCCATGAGGCCATGGTCAACGCCGTGCCGGGCGCCAGGTTCGGGCTGGCCTTCTGCGAAGCCTCCGATGTCTGCCTGATCCGCACCACGGGCACCGACCCGGAACTGATCGATCTGGCCCGTGAAAATGCCCTGGCCATTTCCGCCGGACACAGTTTCGTGCTGTTCATGCGCGACATGTTTCCCATCAACGTGCTGAAGGCCGTGCAGAACGTGCCCGAAGTGGTCCGGACGTTTTGCGCCACGGCCAATCCGGTGCAGGTCATAGTGGCCCAGACCGACCAGGGGCGGGGCATTCTGGGCGTCGTGGACGGCTTCGCCTCCCAGGGCGTGGAGACCGAAGAAGACAAGGCCAAACGGGCGAATTTGCTGCGCGCCATCGGTTACAAGCTTTAG
- the htpG gene encoding molecular chaperone HtpG, translated as MSQTDQFEFKTEIKQLLDVITHSLYTSREVFLRELVSNASDALDKLRFEQARSTDIKDPDLELSIAITADKDKKTLTIADTGIGMTREELIRNIGTIAHSGSAEFIRQAMADKENSSNIIGRFGVGFYSVFMAADKVTIRTRSFRPDAKTVEWVSDGLGTYTIAELEDDAPRGTAITVQLKEDAAEFADKNQITSIIKKHSNFISFPILVQDEKVNTVPALWRENKFSITPEQYKEFYTFLTYDHEAPLDTLHMSVDAPVQFSALAFVPPHSADTFGFDRDNYGLDLYVRRVLIQTKNKDLIPEYLGFMRGVVDTEDLPLNISRETLQENLLIRKIASTLTKQILGHLKKLGQDKDRYAAFWKEHSKRFKLGYMDFANQEAFGELLRFNSSRHDGKDGLISLDEYIETAKDGQKDIYYISGPSREAIEQNPHLEIFRAKGLEVLYLYEPIDEFVMDSLRKFKDFEFKSTENADIESLEKFADAGENAPKSQELSDAEAKDMDRFLKRVREILGDRITEARVSKRLSQSPSCLVSPDGATSQMHKIMQLVTKDTSIPKKVFEINQDHALIRNLLAVFGTDEKDPFVTSVIEQLYESALLMDGYLSDPHKMVARLNRLMEDSSLWYRERAN; from the coding sequence ATGTCCCAGACCGACCAGTTCGAATTCAAAACGGAAATCAAACAGCTGCTCGATGTCATCACTCATTCTCTCTACACCAGCCGGGAAGTGTTTCTGCGCGAGCTCGTGTCCAACGCATCCGATGCCCTGGACAAGCTGCGTTTCGAGCAGGCCCGCTCCACGGACATAAAAGACCCCGACCTGGAGCTGTCCATCGCCATCACCGCCGATAAAGACAAAAAGACCCTGACCATCGCGGACACGGGCATCGGCATGACCCGCGAGGAGCTCATCCGCAACATCGGCACCATTGCCCATTCCGGATCGGCGGAGTTCATCCGTCAGGCCATGGCCGACAAGGAGAACTCCTCCAACATCATCGGCCGCTTCGGCGTCGGCTTTTATTCGGTGTTCATGGCCGCGGACAAGGTTACCATCCGCACCCGGTCCTTTCGTCCCGATGCCAAAACCGTGGAGTGGGTTTCCGACGGTCTGGGTACCTACACCATCGCCGAGCTGGAGGACGACGCGCCGAGAGGTACCGCCATCACCGTGCAGTTGAAGGAAGACGCTGCCGAGTTCGCGGACAAAAACCAGATCACGTCCATCATCAAGAAGCACTCCAACTTCATCTCCTTCCCCATTCTGGTGCAGGACGAGAAGGTCAACACCGTGCCCGCCCTGTGGCGGGAGAACAAATTCTCCATCACGCCGGAGCAGTACAAGGAATTCTACACTTTTCTGACCTACGACCACGAAGCGCCGCTGGATACCCTGCACATGAGTGTGGACGCGCCGGTACAGTTCTCGGCCCTGGCTTTCGTGCCCCCGCACAGCGCCGACACCTTCGGCTTCGACCGGGACAATTACGGCCTGGATCTCTATGTGCGCCGTGTGCTGATCCAGACCAAAAACAAGGACCTCATCCCCGAATATCTGGGTTTCATGCGCGGCGTGGTGGATACGGAAGATCTGCCTCTGAACATTTCCCGCGAGACCCTTCAGGAGAATCTGCTCATCCGCAAAATCGCCAGCACGCTGACCAAGCAAATTCTCGGACACCTGAAAAAGCTGGGGCAGGACAAGGACCGCTACGCCGCCTTCTGGAAGGAGCATTCCAAACGCTTCAAGCTGGGCTACATGGATTTTGCCAACCAGGAAGCTTTCGGCGAACTTCTGCGCTTCAATTCCTCGCGCCACGACGGCAAGGACGGCCTCATCTCACTGGACGAGTACATTGAAACAGCCAAGGACGGCCAGAAAGATATCTACTACATTTCCGGCCCCAGCCGGGAGGCCATCGAACAGAACCCGCACCTGGAAATCTTCCGCGCCAAGGGTCTGGAAGTGCTCTATCTGTACGAACCCATCGACGAGTTCGTCATGGACAGCCTGCGCAAATTCAAGGACTTCGAGTTCAAATCCACGGAAAACGCGGACATCGAAAGCCTGGAGAAATTTGCCGACGCCGGGGAGAACGCGCCGAAATCTCAGGAGCTGAGCGACGCGGAAGCAAAAGACATGGACCGCTTCCTGAAACGGGTGAGGGAAATTCTGGGCGACCGCATCACCGAGGCCCGCGTGTCCAAACGTCTGAGCCAGAGCCCGTCCTGCCTGGTCAGCCCGGACGGAGCAACGTCCCAGATGCACAAAATCATGCAGCTGGTGACCAAAGACACGTCCATTCCCAAGAAAGTCTTCGAGATCAATCAGGATCACGCCCTGATCCGCAATCTCTTGGCCGTGTTCGGCACGGATGAAAAGGATCCTTTCGTGACCTCGGTCATCGAGCAGCTTTACGAGTCCGCCCTGCTGATGGATGGCTATCTGTCGGATCCGCACAAGATGGTGGCCCGCCTGAACCGGCTGATGGAAGATTCCAGCCTCTGGTACAGGGAGCGCGCCAACTGA
- a CDS encoding BREX protein BrxB domain-containing protein produces the protein MSKVKRLIQSYRKYISVPWREDAAAAQRVIFCVYNETDELWLRAKVDEFEIVTRQAGHEWAMFDLTDTFAIWFSSQRYAKSYFQKPHLLSTLLPKYLAFITDAFETFLKTNESGPDSVVAIKGVGSLFGFLKVKEVVDKLAPMVTGRLLVFFPGSHENNNYRLLDGYDGWNYLAVPITADKGY, from the coding sequence GTGAGCAAAGTTAAGCGGCTGATACAGTCCTACAGGAAATACATCTCCGTTCCGTGGCGCGAGGATGCCGCTGCCGCACAGCGCGTAATCTTCTGTGTTTACAACGAAACAGACGAACTCTGGCTGCGAGCCAAGGTCGATGAATTTGAAATCGTCACACGACAGGCAGGCCATGAGTGGGCCATGTTCGACCTGACGGATACTTTTGCCATCTGGTTCTCTTCGCAAAGGTACGCCAAGAGCTACTTTCAAAAGCCACATCTGCTCTCTACGCTGCTGCCGAAATACCTCGCATTCATCACCGATGCATTCGAGACCTTCCTTAAAACGAACGAGAGCGGACCCGATTCCGTCGTGGCAATTAAAGGCGTCGGTTCGCTTTTCGGATTTCTGAAGGTGAAAGAGGTCGTCGACAAGTTGGCCCCGATGGTCACAGGACGGCTGTTGGTCTTTTTCCCGGGCAGCCATGAAAACAATAACTACAGGCTGCTGGATGGCTATGACGGGTGGAACTATCTCGCCGTACCGATCACTGCGGACAAGGGATATTGA
- a CDS encoding glycine zipper 2TM domain-containing protein: MQKRKHMYLILAVFFLVGPFFLTSCASSLSSQAYSRDQARQSMRVSYGTVRDVRPVRIEGTKSGAGAVAGGAVGGVLGSMVGRGKGSVLGAVVGALGGAAGGALAEEGMTRQNGLEITVEMDTGETLSITQAADLQFHRGERVRVLHSPDGTARVQK, from the coding sequence ATGCAGAAACGAAAACACATGTATCTCATTCTTGCGGTCTTCTTCCTTGTCGGTCCGTTTTTCCTCACCTCGTGCGCCTCCAGCCTGTCCAGCCAGGCCTACTCCCGCGATCAGGCCCGCCAGAGCATGCGGGTCAGTTACGGGACGGTCAGGGATGTCCGGCCGGTGCGGATCGAAGGGACCAAAAGCGGAGCCGGTGCCGTGGCCGGCGGCGCGGTCGGCGGCGTTCTGGGCAGCATGGTCGGCCGTGGCAAGGGAAGCGTTCTCGGAGCCGTCGTGGGTGCTCTGGGCGGTGCGGCCGGTGGAGCCTTGGCCGAGGAAGGCATGACCAGACAGAATGGTCTGGAAATCACCGTGGAAATGGACACGGGCGAGACCCTTTCCATCACTCAGGCCGCCGATCTGCAATTCCATCGCGGCGAGCGGGTCCGGGTGCTGCACAGCCCGGATGGTACCGCCCGGGTGCAGAAATAG
- a CDS encoding YbeD family protein, with protein sequence MKQAHLEFPLHWEYKIITRHTDQALEEVRAVFREHGFEEVPSPGAVSRNGSYITRAVTVRLKSRRQMDELTAALGRCESVKYLL encoded by the coding sequence ATGAAACAGGCCCATCTCGAGTTTCCCCTGCACTGGGAATACAAGATCATCACCCGGCATACGGACCAGGCTCTGGAAGAAGTCCGCGCGGTTTTCAGGGAGCACGGCTTTGAAGAAGTTCCTTCACCCGGCGCCGTTTCCAGAAACGGCAGCTACATTACCCGCGCAGTAACCGTGCGCCTGAAAAGCAGAAGACAGATGGACGAGCTGACCGCCGCGCTGGGGAGATGTGAAAGCGTCAAATACCTGCTTTGA